The proteins below are encoded in one region of ANME-2 cluster archaeon:
- a CDS encoding molybdopterin-dependent oxidoreductase yields the protein MKVSGKTKFLVVLAVICAGVIGTLATVVNTHPSRVPAETIDWNLTLIGNGGNEKVLAFDELKELPSYEGHGGFFSTVGMKYGPFECKGVLVENLCTLVGGIEPSNTLWVSAPDGYLMVFTYDQVQGDIITYDPATLREMPHTDLKMILMYEQDGALIPEDDGRPLRIAIVSSNDGFVTEGHYWVKWVNKIEIRTPGR from the coding sequence ATGAAAGTAAGTGGCAAAACCAAATTTTTGGTTGTTCTTGCAGTGATATGTGCCGGTGTCATCGGTACTCTAGCTACTGTTGTAAATACGCATCCTTCCAGAGTGCCTGCTGAAACAATCGACTGGAACCTAACGTTGATCGGCAACGGAGGAAATGAGAAAGTCCTGGCCTTTGATGAGCTTAAAGAATTACCCTCTTATGAGGGTCATGGTGGGTTTTTTTCAACTGTTGGTATGAAATACGGTCCGTTTGAATGTAAAGGCGTTTTAGTGGAAAACCTCTGCACGCTTGTTGGCGGGATTGAACCTTCGAACACGCTCTGGGTATCTGCACCTGATGGGTACTTAATGGTCTTTACCTACGATCAGGTCCAGGGAGATATTATCACTTACGACCCCGCAACTTTGAGGGAAATGCCACACACTGACCTGAAGATGATATTGATGTATGAACAGGACGGTGCGCTCATTCCTGAGGATGACGGCAGACCGCTCAGGATCGCTATTGTTTCGTCAAATGATGGATTCGTGACAGAAGGACATTACTGGGTTAAGTGGGTGAATAAAATAGAGATTCGAACTCCTGGCAGGTGA
- the wtpA gene encoding tungstate ABC transporter substrate-binding protein WtpA: MVRSIHFVAGILILIFIAAIVMGMAVYQPDSHDETKLKVICAGSLIESFYEFEKEFENKHPGVDVQVEGHGSIQVIRHVTDLHKEVDVIAVADHSLIPDMMYPEYADWYIAFATNEMVIAYNNQSKYADEITSDNWYEILKRPGVTFGFSNPMLDSCGYRALMVTQLAELHYDDQTIFDDVIACNFDPAIAVNTNNDTCIVVMPEIFEHKTEKIVIRGGSIQLLAFLDYGEIDYAFQYKSMAQQHGLQFVDLPSEIDLSSTESEDIYNKVIIQLGFQRFTSVGTERSGKPIFYAMTIPDSTQHPELAVEFVKFVLSEDGQIILHNTKIPPIYPMADDPDNIPDELRLMDKIYGPETFTLL; this comes from the coding sequence ATGGTTAGATCGATACATTTTGTAGCCGGGATACTGATTCTAATTTTTATTGCTGCTATAGTTATGGGTATGGCTGTATACCAACCAGACAGCCATGATGAAACAAAATTAAAAGTTATCTGTGCAGGAAGCCTGATCGAGTCATTCTACGAATTTGAAAAGGAATTTGAAAACAAACATCCCGGGGTGGACGTGCAGGTAGAAGGCCATGGAAGTATACAGGTAATAAGACACGTGACAGATCTGCACAAAGAGGTGGATGTGATTGCTGTTGCTGACCACTCACTTATTCCTGATATGATGTATCCTGAGTATGCTGACTGGTATATAGCCTTTGCAACAAATGAGATGGTGATCGCGTACAACAACCAGAGCAAATACGCTGACGAAATTACATCTGATAACTGGTATGAGATCCTCAAACGTCCTGGTGTCACGTTCGGTTTTTCAAATCCAATGCTTGATTCATGTGGATACAGGGCGCTTATGGTTACTCAACTTGCTGAATTGCACTATGATGACCAGACTATTTTTGATGATGTAATAGCATGTAATTTCGATCCCGCAATTGCGGTAAATACGAATAATGATACCTGCATTGTGGTTATGCCTGAAATATTTGAACACAAAACTGAGAAGATTGTAATCAGGGGTGGGAGTATACAGTTACTGGCTTTCCTTGATTATGGAGAGATCGACTATGCTTTTCAGTACAAGAGTATGGCACAGCAACACGGATTGCAATTTGTTGACCTGCCCTCTGAGATTGACCTGAGTTCTACCGAATCTGAAGATATCTATAATAAAGTTATAATTCAACTTGGATTTCAGAGGTTTACGTCAGTTGGAACCGAGCGATCAGGTAAACCGATCTTCTATGCAATGACCATACCAGATAGTACACAGCATCCGGAACTTGCAGTAGAGTTTGTGAAATTTGTGTTAAGCGAAGACGGACAGATAATACTCCATAATACAAAGATACCTCCAATTTATCCTATGGCTGATGATCCGGACAACATACCTGATGAACTCAGATTAATGGATAAAATATATGGTCCTGAAACCTTTACTTTACTTTGA